In Bacillus sp. DX3.1, one genomic interval encodes:
- a CDS encoding helix-turn-helix domain-containing protein, producing MTTKVMVTILSLFADIERSYILERTQAGRIKYVENGGKLGRTPKINKSKTDLILELLDQGKTKQEIADFLNVDRTTIYRTLKRNGY from the coding sequence ATGACTACTAAAGTAATGGTTACAATCTTATCTTTATTTGCTGATATTGAACGAAGCTATATACTGGAGCGAACACAGGCTGGACGTATCAAGTATGTAGAAAATGGCGGGAAACTGGGGAGAACTCCTAAAATCAATAAGTCTAAAACTGATTTGATACTTGAGTTACTTGATCAAGGGAAAACGAAACAGGAAATTGCTGATTTTTTAAACGTTGACAGAACCACTATCTATCGCACATTGAAACGAAATGGTTATTAA
- a CDS encoding DUF5667 domain-containing protein encodes MVEDIKMALATNDLEKAKLLSEQAAERIAEASVLIEKGKGDLTQDTLEKGAEDLEKADKLSGEEKQEQKSLLAKKKKKQRK; translated from the coding sequence ATGGTTGAAGATATTAAAATGGCTCTTGCGACAAACGATTTAGAGAAAGCGAAGCTATTGTCTGAGCAAGCCGCGGAACGAATTGCTGAAGCAAGTGTACTAATTGAAAAAGGAAAAGGCGATCTTACACAAGATACATTAGAAAAAGGGGCGGAAGACTTAGAAAAAGCAGATAAGCTTTCTGGCGAAGAGAAGCAGGAACAGAAAAGCCTGCTGGCGAAGAAGAAAAAGAAGCAGCGAAAGTAA
- a CDS encoding IS6 family transposase (programmed frameshift), with product MGYFKGKQFKQDIILVAVGYYCRFSLSYRDVSEILKERGVSIHPTTIMRWFHEYGNLIYQIWKRKNKHVQLSWKLDETYIKVKGEWRYLYRAIDEEGHTLDIQLRKKRDHQAAYAFMKRLVKTFGEPTVLTTDKAPALLCAFKKLRKQGFYTHTTHCTIKHLNNLIEQDHRHVKRRFAKSAGFQNLHHASRTIKGIETIHAIYKQKRSLQPDFVFSTCNELQKLLEIA from the exons ATGGGATATTTTAAAGGGAAACAATTCAAACAGGATATTATTTTGGTAGCCGTCGGCTACTATTGTCGTTTTTCTTTAAGCTATCGTGATGTCTCTGAAATTCTGAAAGAACGTGGTGTTTCGATTCACCCAACAACGATCATGCGCTGGT TTCATGAATATGGGAATTTGATCTACCAAATTTGGAAAAGGAAAAATAAACACGTACAACTGTCTTGGAAATTGGATGAGACCTATATAAAAGTCAAAGGAGAATGGCGTTACCTATATCGTGCGATTGATGAAGAGGGACATACATTGGATATTCAACTTCGTAAAAAACGAGATCATCAAGCTGCATATGCCTTTATGAAAAGGTTAGTAAAAACTTTTGGAGAACCAACAGTTCTAACAACAGATAAAGCTCCGGCATTACTTTGCGCGTTCAAAAAATTAAGGAAACAAGGCTTTTATACACATACAACTCATTGTACAATCAAGCATTTGAATAATCTCATAGAACAGGACCATAGACATGTAAAGCGACGTTTTGCCAAATCCGCAGGATTTCAAAATCTTCACCATGCTTCACGCACGATAAAAGGAATCGAAACGATTCATGCCATATATAAACAAAAACGAAGTTTGCAGCCAGACTTCGTTTTTTCAACATGCAATGAATTACAAAAATTACTTGAAATTGCATAA
- a CDS encoding helix-turn-helix transcriptional regulator yields MNRHKLLPLTETMSYIMLALQEPAHGYVIMQKVEEMSDGDVRIAAGTLYGAVENLIKHELIERVETEDTRRKVYVLTDKGREILQLDMQRMQHIINVYKGENINEEI; encoded by the coding sequence ATGAATAGACATAAATTATTGCCATTAACTGAAACAATGAGTTACATTATGCTGGCATTGCAAGAGCCTGCACATGGCTATGTCATTATGCAAAAGGTCGAGGAAATGAGTGACGGTGACGTACGGATTGCTGCTGGGACTTTATACGGTGCGGTTGAAAATTTAATTAAGCATGAACTGATTGAACGTGTCGAAACGGAGGATACCCGAAGAAAGGTCTATGTTTTAACGGACAAAGGAAGAGAAATTTTACAGCTGGATATGCAAAGAATGCAGCATATCATTAATGTTTACAAAGGAGAAAATATAAATGAAGAAATTTAA
- a CDS encoding TetR/AcrR family transcriptional regulator, with amino-acid sequence MQLTREDWIKAGLQLLADEGIHKVRIEALARLLKISKGSFYHYFRDHQELLDSMLDFWEVHATKLIVQSMEQQDASLEQLLQISFNRDKKIENGIYTWAKYDPVVAARLVDMEEQRISCVAKLYQKMGIDETESIDRARLAYLTYVGWMTRFEANPNFDIDKMVELLTSFSGCPNIR; translated from the coding sequence ATGCAATTAACGAGGGAAGATTGGATAAAAGCAGGATTACAACTATTAGCTGATGAAGGGATACATAAAGTTCGTATTGAAGCACTTGCTCGATTGCTAAAAATAAGCAAAGGAAGCTTCTATCACTATTTTCGTGACCATCAAGAGCTTTTAGATTCTATGCTCGACTTTTGGGAAGTACATGCAACAAAGCTGATTGTTCAAAGTATGGAGCAACAGGATGCCTCTTTAGAACAGCTATTACAGATTAGTTTTAATCGAGATAAAAAAATCGAGAATGGTATTTATACTTGGGCTAAATATGATCCTGTTGTGGCAGCACGTTTAGTAGATATGGAAGAACAGAGAATTTCTTGTGTTGCAAAATTGTATCAAAAAATGGGCATAGACGAAACTGAATCAATTGATCGAGCGAGACTTGCCTATTTAACGTATGTAGGATGGATGACAAGGTTTGAAGCAAATCCTAATTTTGATATTGATAAAATGGTTGAGCTTTTAACTTCTTTCAGCGGGTGTCCAAACATCCGCTGA
- a CDS encoding recombinase family protein codes for MNYAYIRVSTLQQDYTFQKKEILTYCEANNIELLEECIFEEKQSGKNMEREQFQILMQQLHPGDTLIVYKLDRLGRNLSDMIRTHEKLIKNDIGVIAINDNIDTRKKMT; via the coding sequence ATGAATTACGCATATATTCGGGTGTCCACGCTACAACAAGATTACACATTTCAGAAAAAAGAGATCCTTACATATTGTGAAGCTAACAACATTGAATTGTTAGAAGAATGTATTTTCGAAGAAAAGCAAAGTGGAAAAAATATGGAGAGAGAACAATTCCAAATTCTTATGCAGCAACTACATCCAGGGGATACACTTATTGTTTATAAATTAGATCGTTTAGGAAGAAATCTTTCTGATATGATTCGCACTCATGAAAAACTGATCAAAAATGATATTGGAGTCATTGCTATTAATGATAACATTGATACGCGGAAAAAGATGACATGA